TATCATCTCTTTAATGCCTCGTCGGACTGCTGTTGCGAGCGTTTCTTCCTGCCTGACAAGGAGGATTTAGTTGAGTACGAGAAGAATCGTTTCCCTCTTGTCTCGCTGGAGACTGGAACCCCATTGGCCGAATTTGATCTGATTGCGCTTTCGATCTCGTTTGAAAATGACTATCTCAATCTCCCCAAAATCTTTGAACTTGGTCATATCCCGCTCTTTTCTGCACAACGGGGCGCGCATGACCCGTTGGTTTTGTTTGGTGGGGTCTGTGCCTTTCTGAACCCGGAACCGCTGGCCGAGATTGCTGATCTGGTCGCGGTAGGTGAAGCCGAGGTTATCCTGCCTGTGTTGATTCCTGCTTTGCTGACCTACCTGGGTCACGAATCCACAGCTCTTGGCGTCTTTGAACAACTGCCAGGAATCTATCTTCCAGCGCAGGTGGCGGTTGGATATCTTGGCGATGGCACACTGGCGAAGATTTCGGCGCCAGGGGTGTTACGCCAATATCTGGCCGATCTGGACACCTCGGCCAGTCGTTCATTTATTCTGAACGAAGAGGCCGAATTCGGTAGCATGGCCTTGACTGAAGTGATGCGTGGATGCTCACGGGGCTGTCGTTTCTGTGCTGCGGGGTATGTTTATCTGCCCCCTCGCGAACGAAGTCTCGAAAATCTCATTCCCCAAGTGGAGGCGGGGCTCTGCCATCGGTCGCGTATTGGCCTGGTCGGCGCAGCCGTTGCTGACCACGCAGATATCTCGGCGCTGCAGCAGGAGATTATGCTCCATGGCGGGGAGGTCTCGGTCTCCAGTCTGCGCCTTGATGCATTGACTTCGGCGGAGGCGAGGCAGTTACAGGCGGCCGGGTTAAAGACCGTAGCTATCGCTCCTGAAGCCGGCAGTCAGCAGATGCGGGACCTGATCAATAAAAATCTGGATGAAGCCCAGATTCTGCATGCGGTGCACCTGTTGGCCGATGCTGGAATGCTGAATCTTAAGCTTTATTTTCTGATCGGCCTGCCGGGAGAGGAAGATTCAGATATTGACGCCATTCTCGCTCTTGCCGACCAGGTTCGTCTGATCTGGCGTGAAGCAGGTCGTAAGCGTGGGAGTCTGGGGAATTTAACCCTGAGCGTGAACCCCTTTATCCCTAAGCCCTTTACCCCCTTTCAATGGGCGGGAATGGAGACGGAAAAAGGGTTAAAGCAGAAGCTGCGCAAATTACATGTGGGGGTTTCCAAATTACCCAATACCGAAC
Above is a genomic segment from Geopsychrobacter electrodiphilus DSM 16401 containing:
- a CDS encoding radical SAM protein encodes the protein MSRKILEKHRRRYAAESGENTPGPGPVRIALIYPNGYSQAMANLGYQTVYHLFNASSDCCCERFFLPDKEDLVEYEKNRFPLVSLETGTPLAEFDLIALSISFENDYLNLPKIFELGHIPLFSAQRGAHDPLVLFGGVCAFLNPEPLAEIADLVAVGEAEVILPVLIPALLTYLGHESTALGVFEQLPGIYLPAQVAVGYLGDGTLAKISAPGVLRQYLADLDTSASRSFILNEEAEFGSMALTEVMRGCSRGCRFCAAGYVYLPPRERSLENLIPQVEAGLCHRSRIGLVGAAVADHADISALQQEIMLHGGEVSVSSLRLDALTSAEARQLQAAGLKTVAIAPEAGSQQMRDLINKNLDEAQILHAVHLLADAGMLNLKLYFLIGLPGEEDSDIDAILALADQVRLIWREAGRKRGSLGNLTLSVNPFIPKPFTPFQWAGMETEKGLKQKLRKLHVGVSKLPNTELISESIRSSQLQALFARGDRRIGRLLPEIAAGGNLGQILRRNGLQLDFYVTRERGEFEIFPWEVIDQGNQRSYLWQEYQKGLSGKATPRCFDGCRRCGIC